From Gemmatimonadota bacterium:
ACCGCTCCGTCGGAAGTCGTCGTCGTACTCGAAAGTGATGGCGCCGGCCGAGTCCTCCGCGACCGCGCCGAGGCGTCGGCCCCACAGATTGACCACCGCGACAGGAGGTTCGGGCCACGTCTCAGCCATGGCTCCGGCGTGCCCGTTGGCGCCTGCGCTCGCGTTGTTCCGCAAGCCGGATCGGCGAGACCAGCGGCTCGGGTAGGAAGCTGTCCAGCGCCTCGACACGGCCGAGCGCTCGCAGAATCTTTACGAGCGTCTCCAGGCGGGGGTTCTCCCCGGCCTCCGCGCGCCTGATAGTCGCTTGTCCCACGCCCGCGGTCT
This genomic window contains:
- a CDS encoding helix-turn-helix transcriptional regulator; translated protein: MCQIRATDTSKEILQEVGARLRGFRLQQNVTQAELAETAGVGQATIRRAEAGENPRLETLVKILRALGRVEALDSFLPEPLVSPIRLAEQRERRRQRARRSHG